TGGTGTCCTGTACATCTCCTATATATGTCCTTACCATTAGTGGTGTCCTGTACATCTCCTATATATGTCCTTACCATTAGTGGTGTCCTGTACATCTCCTATATATGTCCTTACCATTAGTGGTGTCCTGTACATCTCCTATATATGTCCTTACCATTAGTGGTGTCCTGTACATCTCCTATATATGTCCTTACCATTAGTGGTGTCCTGTACATCTCCTATATATGTCCTTACCATTAGTGGTGTCCTGTACATCTCCTATATATGTCCTTACCATTAGTGGTGTCCTGTACATCTCCTATATATGTCCTTACCATTAGTGGTGTCCTGTACATCTCCTATATATGTCCTTACCATTAGTGGTGTCCTGTACATCTCCTATATATGTCCTTACCATTAGTGGTGTCCTGTACATCTCCTATATATGTCCTTACCATTAGTGGTGTCCTGTACATCTCCTATATATGTCCTTACCATTAGTGGTGTCCCGTACATATCCTATATATGTCCTTACCATTAGTGGTGTCCTGTACATCTCCTATATATGTCCTTACCATTAGTGGTGTCCCGTACATCTCCTATATATGTCCTTACCATTAGTGGTGCCTTGCGGTAcaagcagtgtttcttaaccatagcggtactcagttgtaatacacttttccaccacttgtggcagtaatgacaatattaagTCATAGAGAAGTCTCTCGAGTGCAAGAAATATGacttaagtggtgaagctgtattttcatttgcacttaaattgctttgacagtttatttaggaaacatattttattattaccttattttatggaccatagggcgcaccagattataggacatatatatatatatatatatatataggatagatttttgagcgccatgtgtaatgttgtgtattttcaatggaacacataaaatgttggttttgtttacttgagtcatattgccatcatatttgcagctttaaatattttttttccttgaaaatccacttttaccttgaaaatattatttttctttgaaaaatctatttttaccttgaaaatcatttttttccttgaaaataattttttgtcatgaaaatcaacttttaccttgaaaataattttttccttgaaaataaacttttaccttgaaaataattttttccttgaaaaattatttttctttgaaaataaacttttacaTTGAGAATCATTTTtctccttgaaaatattttttcccatgaaaatcaactttttaccttgaaaatcatttttatccttgaaaatctttttttaccttaaaaataatttttttccttgaaaatcatttttttccttgaaaatcaacttttaccttgaaaatatttttttcccttgaaaatcaacttttacctggaaaatcatttttttccttgaaagtaaacttttaccttgaaaatcattgttttcccttgaaaatcattttttgtaatgaaaatcaacttttaccttgaaaatgtattttttccttgaaaatcaacttttaccttgaaaatcattttttccttgaaaatcaacttttaccttgaaaatcattttttccttgaaaagcaacttttaccttgaaattaattttttccttgaaaagattttttttccttgaaaatcaacttttaccttgaaaataatttttttccttgaaaatcaacttttaccttgaaaatcatttttttctttgaaaatcaacttttacctttaaatgttttttttctttgaaaatcaactttaaccttgaaaatcttttttttcccttgaaaatcaacttttaccttgaaaataattttttatacacgtatctcttatgtttgactgccatctactggtcacacttatcattacaacatgtaccaaatacaattgctttgaggtcggtaagcaaaaccagaattattccgtatattaggGGTTATAAGGCGccctgttgagttttgagaaaaacaaaagaattTGTTTGGATTTGgattatggtccggaaaatatgacaCTTATCCTTAATTTAGtgataaataatttattttagcactgtgtaTTTAAATctgttttaaatcattttttaagAGTCACTTATTTTACAGTATATTTGATTCGTATCAATTTTGAAATCAGCCCGACCTAAGCCTTGATGATATTTTTAAATaccacatggtttcatatcatttcacaagGTTTCTCCtcttaaactgtaagtaggttagatatcatTTTTGCAGATAATTAAaataagagtaagattactaatgcAGTGGGGCCTGGGCCCCTATGTAGTGTAGTGAAAAAGTTGAGCCCCAAGGTCTAAAAAGTTAAGAACACCTGGTGCACTGAGACTAAAAACTTTTAAAGTGCTTCACTTAACATATTTGTCAATATGTTAAGCTACAGCTCTATTACAAAATGAAAAACAACACGTTTATTTTACAATTCTACACATAACTCCCTAAATCTGGGCTATTCAACCACATAGTgaagagggccacagtttcaagAGCCAAAGGGGCTCAGGGGCCGGACAACGACATGTGCATGTTTTGTTAGAAAGTGCCTCCACGGGTTATTCCTTTGAGACTGCgtttacttaattacaaagtaaataaatacatcagCTACTAttacactgcactgtcaataaattatTATTCTACCCCTGTTACTCCGTCCAGCGTGTGCAGCCACACAGATAGTTGACAGCATGAAGAGAGAGAAGCTTCAGAAGTTATGTTAGGTATTGAGATATTTTCCTTcctaagttttattatttttacacttattcctttaaacattacaaaagtataatGTTGATTGCAAATTTTACCAAAAAatttccattgtgtattttacagaaGTAAATAGAATGTTTagcgttaccatgaattgattaacgtggaccccgacttaaaataagttgaaaaacttattggggtgttaccatttagtggtcaattgtgcagaatatgtactgtactgtgcaatctaataataaaagtctcaatcaatcaatcaatcaatacattcccacaataaactacagatgtatgtgttggccctgtgatgaggtggcgacttgtccagggtgtaccccgccttctgcccaaatgcagctgaaacAGGCTCCATCACCCGCCGCGAccacgaacgggacaagcggtagaaaatatatggatgttTACCCAGAAGCAAAACAACACCCACTTTACACACAATTAAACCTAAGATGTATCTATattgccctctactggtcaaatttagcgctACATGTATTAAACGCGTTTTAATCGCCAGTTACTttcagataaaaaaaacaacaaacactaCGACCCCGAATACAAAATACATtacaataccagtaatttggatccaaaagaaaataaatatatgtatgcacaATAATTATTTAAAGACATTTGACCAAGTTTCAAGATGAAGTTTACACTTGTTGCTTCTTAACTACAACACTGTGTTCGTCGCTTAAAAGGTCCAACATAAAAACAATGACTTAAGCAGTTACTCGGGGCAGAATTGTCGTACTTTGTTGTCCATTTGTTGTTAAAAGTCcaatttttgcaatttatttggatttttttaatcTCAGTGTTTGAATGAGTTGTCTTCTACTCACCCCGCTGCTGCCTCACTGTGACACATAAACCTGGCTGTTGCCCCCCGCTGGctggcgggagtactgcatagGTGATCAAAGCAGGTTTGAAGGCTTCGATTACTTTGATTAGGCCTTTTTTAATTGGGCGATGCTCGGCTGGACAAGTGAAGACTTTGTAATTCACCCATAAGGTGGACGACAATAAAGCTGTAGAAACATCTCAAGGAGTATGAGTACAAAAATGAATGCACCACATTCAGCTTTGTGACAAGAATACTTACATGATTTCttatttatttacttgaacacatttgcaaaaatcaccaaaactgtgtttaatgttgtcattttggaGAATTATGAGGGATAAAATGAGCGGataccattttggaataaggctgtgaaAACTACATACTaatattcatcatcatcatcatgaagAAGAtgtttctgaaagaaagctgctCAGTGGTTGATGATGTCAGTCAGCTCACAAACAAAAGTCTTCCACTGCTCCTAAAAGTAGGTGTTCTTCACGTCATCTTCCTCCATCTCCACTACCTTGTTCTCATATCCAAACACATCCTCCTGCTTGTCTTCCTCCCACCTGTGACACAAGCCAACAACAAGCAGGTTAGTCCTTCTGTGTTCATGGGTTAATAAATCTTAAATCTTCAATAACTTCAtctatttttttatgtaacattCAACACTGAGCTGAAAATGATAATTGTGCTgtccaattttttacacacacacacacacacacatatatatatatatatatatatatatatatatatatatatatgtgtgtgtgtgtgtgtgtgtgtgtgtgtgtgtgtgtgtgtgtgacctgttCTTCTGCAGCAGTCTTCTGATGACAACAATGACGAAGACAAGGAAGAGGAAGATAACCACGGCTGTCAGACCCGTCAACCAAGGCTGCAGCGTCACCGACTCAGACCCCCTGGCCGCCCGTACACCTGACACACAAACACCACGTAAAGGCACTCACACCCCCTGGCCACCTGACACACAATCAATGACCACGTAAGGGCGCTCAGACCCCCTGGCCGCTCATGCACCTGACACACAAACACCACGTACTATAAGTGCACTCAGACCTCCTGGCCACctgacacacaaacaccacaTAAGCGCACTCAGACCCCCTGGCCGCCCGTGCACCTGACACACAAACACCACGTACTGTAAGTGCACTCAGACACCCTGTTCACCTGACACACAAACACCACGTAAGTGCACTCACACCCCCTGGCCGCCCGTGCACCTGACACACAAACACCACGTACTGTAAGTGCACTCACACCCCCTGGCCACCTGACACACAAACACCACGTAAGTGCACTCACACCCCCTGGCCACCTGACACACAAACACCACGTAAGTGCACTCAGACCCCCTGGCCACCTGACACACAAACACCACGTAAGTGCACTCAGACCCCCTGGCCACCTGACACACAAACACCACGTAAGTGCACTCACACCCCCTGGCCACCTGACACACAAACACCACGTAAGTGCACTCAGACACCCAGCCACCTGACACACAAACACCACGTAAGTGCACTCAGACCCCCTGGCCACCTGACATACAATCAATGACCACGTAAGGGCGCTCAGACCCCCTGGCCGCTCGTGCACCTGACACACAAACACCACGTAAGTGCACTCAGACACCTGACACACAAACACCACGTAAGTGCACTCAGACACCTGACACACAAACACCACGTAAGTGCACTCAGACACCTGACACACAAACACCACGTAAGTGCACTCAGACACCTGACACACAAACACCACGTAAGTGCACTCAGACACCTGACACACAAACACCACGTAAGTGCCCTCAGACACCTGACACACAAACACCACGTAAGTGCACTCAGACACCTGACACACAAACACCACGTAAGTGCACTCAGACACCTGACACACAAACACCACGTAAGTGCACTCAGACACCTGACACACAAACACCACGTAAGCGCTCCAATGGCAGACCATCACCATCCTCTGGGTAAAACCCCGTGAGACTCGTCGACAAAACAATCCACGCTCTTTTTTTCTTTCCGATTCCAATGAAAAATTCCCAACGCAAGCGTTTGTTTACCTTTGTGAGCCGAGCACTGGGCCGCAGTTTGCAGGCCGGCCCAGAGAATAAAAGGCCAAATCATGCTGAAGTCTTCCGATCAGCTCCTTCCCACACAGGATCCTCAAGCAGGCCGAGACTTTCTACCGTGGTCAAAGTTCACCTGTCTTCCTGCGGCCAATCTGGGCGTGTCGGCGTTATTCATTAGCAACGCACACATTGTCACCGTCATTAACGCCTGATAACCACTTAAGTGCATCCGTGTGGGACATAAAACTTGTGGTCGGTAAACAAAAACAGTGTTTCGCAACCTTTTTTTATGATTGTTGCAGTCTAACAATATCTgaatcattactattattatttatctatttattttattttttgtgtcctgtccagcttctcaggcgaatcatctacaaaccctgtttccatatgagttgggaaatagtgttggatgtaaatataaacagaatacaatgatttgcaaatccttttcaacccatattcagttgaatatgctacaaagacaacatatttgatgttcaaactcataaactttttgtttttttgcaaataataattaacttagaatttcatggctgcaacacgtgccaaagtagttgggaaagggcatgttcaccactgtgttacatcaccttttcttttaacaacactccataaacgttttggaactgaggaaactaattgttgaagctttgaaagtggaattctttcccattcttgataaacatttttttttgggcaaataatcattaactttagaatttgatgccagtaacacatgacaaagaagttgggaaaggtggcaataaatactgataaagttgaggaatcctcacaggtgtgcaggctaattgggaacaggtgggtgccatgattgggtataaaaacagcttccatgaaatgctaagtaattcacaaacaaggatggggcgagggtcaccaatttgtaagcaaattgtcaaacagttttagaacaacatttctcaacgagctattgcaaggaatttagggattttaccatctatggtccgtaaaaatcatcaaaaagttcaggggATCCCttggaaatcactgcacgtaagcgatgatattagagacttttgatccctcaggcggtactgcaccaaaaaccgatatcagtgtgtaaaggatatcaccacatggcctcaggaacacttcataaaaccactgtcagtaactacagttggtcgctacatctgtaagtgcaagttaaaaccctactatgcaaagtgaaagccatttatcaacaacaccctgaaatgccgttggcttggctgggcccgagctcatctatgatggacagatgcaaagtggaaaagtgttctgtggtctgacgagtccacaattcaaattatatttggaaactgtggacgtggtgtcctccggaacaaagaggaaaataaccacccggattgttatgggtgcaaagttcaaaagtcagcatctgtgatggtatgggggtgcattagtgcccaaggcatgggtaacttacacatctgtgaaggcaccattaatgctgaatggtccatacaggttttgcagcaacatatgttgtcatccaagcaacgttatcatggacgcccctgcttatttcaggaagacaaagCCAAGCAGTTGCGGCTACTCGGTCGTTCCAAAAAGGgttagaataaataaaaataaatttagcagagtagccttgaggaggttttatgacgcactaaattcctaATAAGCACTCGGGGAGATACTTCCCGATTCAAAATGTCGATCATTTATTTTCACAGacaaaaaatattcaccgtggttgactttctatataatcaaaaaaaacatatttagtggtaaacaaactatatcactcctcactccttcaggaTGACAGACAGACAATGGCTGTCCTCCTAATTCTAGGAGGAGGAAGTCGCCCACCAATATAATTGATCTGAAACATCCAATAATCCATCAATATCATCATTGGCATGATTGGATTCCATTGTCAAAAGAATGATTAAATAACATTTTGATTATTTGATGATAATCCCACAAACTCCGTGGCAGGACTCTACCCCCCCGGGGCCTGGCGAGGTGGGGCCCCAGTGCAGGCTGTCCTTCCACCACAGTCCTGAAGCCCCCGCCTGCACTTCTCAGCTGACCAACACTGATCCACCTCTTCATTTGTCCCTTCCCTCTCGCCGTACAACTGCCGCAGCAAAAGGCGGTTTAAAGTGCGCCTTGTGATCGCCGCAGGTGGCGAGTCAATAAAAAGATTAGAATTCCACAACCTCTCTCTTCTTCTGGCCCTAAACTCCACTGGTGTTTGGGTAGATCCCCCATCTTTGGGCCTTCTCTGAGTGGAGCTCTGCACCTCTCGGCGCTCCAACACGTCCTCCTCGGGTGCTTTATCAGGCTCACCATCATTCAACTTGAGCACAGAAGGAAAATCAACAATTACTATAAATTCCGAATAGGGTTGTACTAATTAATACTAATCAattaaaaacggcaaaataaagacactatatatatatatatatatatatatatatatatatatatatatatatatatatatatatatatatatatatatataattagctggggcgctaattaatttaaagacTCTTCttagtcctgcgcttaccaaaggcatgcagtaaaagtaagtatgcgctaaaacctcttctcactcctgcgcttaccaaaggcatgcagtaaaaatttgagtgtgatgtaagcttgaaccttaaatcgtactcaatagctcttaatcttcttccctttatgcgatttcaaattaccagtattgaaatcagcctcctccattttgaaaatgat
This genomic window from Nerophis ophidion isolate RoL-2023_Sa linkage group LG26, RoL_Noph_v1.0, whole genome shotgun sequence contains:
- the LOC133543771 gene encoding small integral membrane protein 24-like, producing MIWPFILWAGLQTAAQCSAHKGVRAARGSESVTLQPWLTGLTAVVIFLFLVFVIVVIRRLLQKNRWEEDKQEDVFGYENKVVEMEEDDVKNTYF